A genomic region of Leptolyngbya sp. NIES-2104 contains the following coding sequences:
- the crtD gene encoding C-3',4' desaturase CrtD, translating into MQSKSTRKVIVVGAGIGGLTAAALLAHRGYEVLVLDQALVPGGCASTFKRQGFTFDVGATQVAGLEPGGIHHRIFSELEIDPPAATDCDPACAVFLPGETEPIRVWHDREKWKAERQKQFPGSEPFWQLLNDLFRHSWAFQSRDPVLPPRNVWDLWQLTKAVRPDTLLTLPHTFSTVGDALRGYGLGNDRRLRTFLDLQLKLYSQVDADETALLYAATALSVSQAPQGLFHLQGSMQSLSDRLVESLKRDNGKLLMRHTVEQIHTESGRTKGATIRNQKTGESWFESADHVVANVTVQNLVELLGDAAPKGYRRRVDKLPPSSGAFVIYLGVDRSAIPEDCPPHLQFLYDYEGPIGENNSLFVSVSHEGDGRAPAGKATIIASSFTDTGAWKNAEDYEALKEQYAIEAIDKLGRYFTLNPDTIVYQESATPRTFQRFTARADGIVGGIGQRIPTFGPFGFANRTPVQNLWLVGDSTHPGEGTAGVSYSALTVVRQIEALTS; encoded by the coding sequence ATGCAGAGCAAGTCAACCCGCAAAGTGATCGTGGTCGGTGCAGGAATCGGTGGCTTGACGGCGGCAGCGCTGCTGGCTCATCGGGGGTATGAAGTTTTAGTGCTGGATCAGGCACTCGTTCCCGGTGGTTGTGCTTCGACATTTAAACGCCAAGGCTTTACGTTCGATGTGGGAGCGACTCAGGTTGCAGGCTTGGAACCGGGTGGGATTCATCATCGGATTTTTTCAGAGTTAGAAATTGATCCGCCCGCTGCGACCGATTGTGATCCCGCCTGTGCCGTTTTTCTTCCTGGTGAAACCGAACCGATTCGAGTTTGGCACGATCGTGAAAAATGGAAAGCCGAACGTCAGAAACAATTTCCCGGAAGTGAACCGTTCTGGCAATTGCTCAATGATTTATTCCGTCACAGTTGGGCTTTTCAGTCACGTGATCCCGTTCTGCCACCTCGCAATGTCTGGGACTTGTGGCAACTGACGAAAGCGGTTCGTCCAGATACGTTACTGACTTTGCCGCATACGTTTTCAACCGTGGGCGATGCGCTTCGGGGATACGGATTAGGGAACGATCGACGACTCCGAACTTTCTTAGATCTGCAACTGAAACTTTATTCTCAAGTCGATGCCGATGAAACGGCTCTTCTCTATGCGGCGACTGCACTCAGTGTGTCTCAGGCTCCCCAGGGATTGTTTCACTTGCAGGGCAGTATGCAGAGTTTGAGCGATCGATTAGTTGAATCTCTCAAACGCGATAACGGTAAACTCTTGATGCGGCATACGGTTGAGCAGATTCACACCGAATCAGGTCGCACAAAGGGCGCAACGATTCGGAATCAGAAAACAGGCGAATCTTGGTTTGAATCGGCAGATCATGTAGTGGCAAATGTCACGGTGCAGAATTTGGTCGAACTCCTTGGAGATGCCGCCCCGAAAGGCTATCGTCGTCGCGTTGATAAATTGCCGCCCTCTTCTGGAGCGTTTGTCATTTATCTAGGAGTCGATCGATCTGCGATTCCCGAAGATTGCCCGCCGCATCTCCAGTTTCTCTACGATTACGAAGGACCGATCGGTGAAAATAATTCGCTGTTCGTTTCAGTCAGTCACGAAGGAGACGGACGTGCTCCCGCCGGAAAAGCGACGATCATCGCTTCATCGTTCACTGATACCGGGGCGTGGAAGAACGCCGAAGATTACGAAGCGCTAAAAGAGCAATATGCAATAGAAGCGATCGACAAACTCGGACGCTATTTTACGCTGAACCCGGATACGATCGTTTATCAAGAGTCGGCGACTCCTAGAACGTTTCAGCGATTTACCGCACGAGCAGATGGAATCGTGGGTGGGATTGGTCAGAGAATTCCGACGTTTGGACCGTTTGGATTTGCGAATCGAACTCCGGTACAAAATCTCTGGTTGGTCGGGGATTCGACGCATCCTGGAGAAGGAACGGCAGGTGTGAGTTATTCTGCTCTGACCGTAGTGCGTCAGATCGAGGCTTTAACGTCTTAA
- a CDS encoding pitrilysin family protein, whose product MTSTLIRSPKLNSPTLHRLANGLTIIAEQIPVDAVNLNVWLDVGSAVESDAINGMAHFLEHMVFKGTDRLQSGEFEQQIEQCGAVTNAATSQDYTHYYITTAPKDFATLAPLQMDVVLNARIPQDGFERERFVVLEEIRRSQDNPRRRTYQHMSEMAFETLPYRRQVLGPAAVIENLSAQQMRDFHAGWYHPRSMTAVAVGNLPVDELIRIVEQSVSHISPTVDKPQIENLTAEQPFTEIIRHEHVDPSLTQARLMMLWRVPGLSDLQQTYALDGLASILGHGRTARLVKDLREERGLVSSVSTSNMTYRHQGIFCVSAQLPVQNIDAVEATIVAHLRSLQTEFATQAELDRVRTQVANHFTFGNETPSDRSGLYGYYQTLVGDLEPAFNYPTYIQSLSGSDLQKAAQTYLPTDAYGCVIVKPGQ is encoded by the coding sequence ATGACTTCAACGCTCATTCGATCGCCTAAACTCAATTCGCCAACTCTCCATCGTCTTGCCAATGGCTTGACGATCATTGCCGAACAGATTCCCGTCGATGCTGTCAATCTCAATGTCTGGCTCGATGTCGGATCAGCGGTGGAGTCAGATGCCATTAATGGCATGGCTCACTTCCTCGAACATATGGTGTTTAAGGGAACCGATCGACTCCAAAGCGGCGAATTTGAACAACAGATCGAACAGTGTGGAGCCGTGACGAATGCGGCAACCAGTCAGGACTACACGCACTATTACATTACGACGGCTCCTAAAGATTTTGCGACTCTAGCACCGCTGCAAATGGATGTCGTGTTGAATGCGCGAATTCCTCAAGATGGCTTTGAGCGAGAAAGATTTGTCGTGCTAGAAGAGATTCGACGATCGCAGGATAATCCCCGTCGCCGTACGTATCAGCACATGAGCGAGATGGCGTTTGAAACCTTGCCCTACCGCAGGCAAGTTTTAGGACCTGCTGCGGTAATTGAAAACCTCAGCGCTCAACAAATGCGAGATTTTCACGCAGGCTGGTATCATCCTCGATCAATGACTGCTGTTGCTGTCGGAAATTTACCCGTCGATGAACTGATTCGCATCGTCGAACAGAGCGTTTCTCACATTTCGCCGACGGTTGATAAGCCGCAAATCGAGAACCTGACAGCCGAGCAACCTTTTACCGAAATCATTAGGCATGAGCATGTTGATCCGAGTCTGACGCAAGCGAGATTAATGATGCTGTGGCGAGTTCCGGGACTGTCAGATTTACAGCAAACCTACGCGCTTGATGGATTAGCAAGCATTCTGGGACATGGACGCACCGCACGATTGGTAAAAGATTTGCGAGAAGAACGCGGCTTAGTGTCGAGCGTGTCTACCAGCAATATGACCTATCGCCATCAAGGAATTTTCTGTGTGTCGGCTCAGTTGCCTGTGCAAAATATTGATGCGGTCGAAGCTACGATCGTGGCTCATCTCCGATCCCTGCAAACGGAATTCGCGACCCAAGCGGAACTCGATCGCGTTCGTACTCAAGTCGCGAATCATTTCACGTTTGGAAATGAAACCCCTAGCGATCGTTCAGGGTTGTACGGCTACTATCAAACCTTAGTCGGCGATTTAGAGCCAGCGTTTAACTATCCGACTTACATTCAATCGCTGTCTGGATCTGATTTACAAAAAGCGGCTCAAACCTATTTGCCAACGGACGCTTACGGTTGCGTGATTGTGAAGCCGGGACAGTAA
- a CDS encoding fructosamine kinase family protein: protein MWTEIDAQISQAIAQSFESRDRRSVGGGCINQGYRVSDGTQTFFVKLNRADQIDMFEAEAIGLQQMREAEVIRIPKPICTGISENSAYIVLEWLDLGGGNSRSWAEMGGNLARMHQYEKSTAFGWERNNTIGSTPQINSWTSNWTEFFTQHRIEYQLELGARNGGRFRNGATLLDRIPELLAGHEPKPSIVHGDLWSGNAAVMQSGEPVIFDPATYWGDREVDLAMTELFGGFPAEFYRGYEAIHPTDSGYKQRKPLYNLYHILNHFNLFGGGYESQANRMIDRLIL, encoded by the coding sequence ATGTGGACAGAAATCGACGCTCAGATTAGTCAGGCGATCGCTCAATCGTTTGAAAGTCGCGATCGACGTTCTGTCGGTGGCGGCTGCATTAATCAGGGTTATCGAGTTAGTGACGGGACTCAAACTTTTTTCGTGAAGCTCAATCGCGCTGATCAGATTGATATGTTTGAAGCGGAAGCGATCGGCTTACAACAGATGCGAGAAGCAGAGGTGATCCGAATTCCGAAACCGATTTGCACTGGAATTTCGGAAAATTCCGCTTACATCGTGTTGGAATGGCTCGATTTAGGCGGGGGAAATTCGCGATCGTGGGCAGAAATGGGAGGAAATCTCGCTCGAATGCACCAGTATGAGAAATCAACGGCATTCGGATGGGAACGGAATAATACGATCGGTTCGACTCCTCAAATCAATTCCTGGACATCGAACTGGACGGAATTTTTTACCCAGCATCGAATCGAATATCAACTCGAACTGGGAGCGCGGAACGGGGGACGGTTTCGGAATGGCGCAACGCTACTGGATCGGATTCCAGAATTACTGGCGGGACACGAACCAAAACCGTCGATCGTTCACGGTGATTTATGGTCAGGAAATGCGGCGGTAATGCAATCCGGGGAGCCTGTCATCTTTGATCCAGCAACGTATTGGGGCGATCGAGAAGTGGATTTAGCGATGACCGAATTGTTTGGGGGCTTTCCCGCTGAATTTTATCGAGGCTATGAAGCGATTCATCCGACTGATTCAGGCTACAAGCAACGAAAACCGCTCTACAACCTGTATCACATTCTGAATCACTTCAATTTGTTCGGGGGCGGCTACGAATCGCAAGCGAATCGCATGATTGATCGATTAATTCTGTGA
- the ctpB gene encoding carboxyl-terminal processing protease CtpB, protein MNRPTRRVSLLQVALCSGVIAATATGTVFTADRSVKAALQDSPKSVLDEAWQIVNREYVDGTFNKNDWQAVRQSLLGREYPSRQQAYTALRDALKKLDDPYTRFMDPKQFEALTNQTSGELSGVGIRLEQNEKTKVLTVVEPLENSPAIRAGIKTGDRVLSINGRSTKGMSVEDASNLIRGEAGTKVTLQIGRDGATNFDLPLTRARIELQAVRSSVKQEGKNKIGYIRLSEFSSHAAEQMERAIRNLNDQKVDAFVLDLRGNPGGLLQASIDISRMWLDQGAIVKTVNRQGVGDTAYARGRQLTKLPVAVIVDGRSASSSEILAGALKDNKRGTIVGSQTFGKALVQSVHSLSDGSGLAVTIAHYYTPNGTDISHKGVTPDVKVDLSDAQQKFLATNPKLIGTPQDPQYARALNFLERTALAKPGAQQASQRSNPANRE, encoded by the coding sequence ATGAATCGACCCACCCGACGTGTTTCGCTGCTCCAAGTTGCTCTCTGTAGTGGTGTCATTGCGGCGACCGCTACCGGAACTGTATTCACCGCCGATCGCTCTGTAAAAGCGGCTCTCCAAGACAGCCCGAAATCAGTTCTCGATGAGGCATGGCAAATCGTCAACCGCGAATACGTGGATGGCACTTTTAATAAAAATGATTGGCAAGCGGTCAGACAATCGCTGCTCGGTCGAGAATATCCTTCACGCCAACAGGCATATACTGCCCTGCGAGATGCTCTGAAGAAGCTGGATGATCCCTATACCCGCTTCATGGACCCGAAACAGTTTGAAGCCTTGACCAATCAGACTTCTGGCGAACTGTCTGGGGTTGGGATTCGCCTCGAACAAAATGAAAAAACGAAGGTTCTGACCGTCGTTGAACCGTTGGAAAATTCCCCAGCGATTCGAGCGGGGATCAAAACGGGCGATCGCGTTCTTTCGATTAACGGTCGTTCTACGAAAGGAATGAGCGTCGAAGATGCCTCGAATCTGATTCGCGGGGAAGCCGGAACGAAAGTCACGCTTCAAATCGGACGCGATGGCGCTACAAACTTTGATTTGCCACTGACTCGTGCCCGGATTGAACTGCAAGCGGTTCGATCCAGCGTCAAACAAGAAGGCAAGAACAAGATTGGCTACATTCGCTTATCAGAATTCAGCAGTCATGCGGCTGAGCAGATGGAGCGGGCGATTCGTAACCTGAACGATCAGAAAGTGGATGCGTTCGTGTTGGATCTGCGCGGAAATCCGGGCGGATTGCTGCAAGCGAGTATTGATATCAGCCGGATGTGGTTGGATCAAGGCGCGATCGTGAAAACTGTGAACCGTCAAGGTGTGGGCGACACGGCTTATGCACGTGGACGACAATTGACGAAATTACCAGTGGCAGTGATCGTCGATGGTCGATCGGCAAGTTCGAGTGAAATTCTCGCGGGTGCGCTGAAAGACAATAAGCGTGGCACGATTGTTGGCAGTCAAACCTTCGGAAAGGCATTAGTGCAATCGGTGCATTCGCTTTCGGATGGTTCGGGATTGGCAGTGACGATCGCGCACTACTACACACCGAATGGAACGGATATCAGCCACAAAGGAGTCACTCCCGATGTGAAAGTTGATTTGTCGGATGCTCAGCAGAAATTCTTGGCAACCAATCCCAAACTGATTGGTACGCCTCAAGATCCTCAGTATGCGCGGGCGTTGAATTTCTTGGAGCGGACAGCACTGGCAAAACCAGGAGCACAACAAGCTTCACAGCGATCGAATCCGGCAAATCGCGAGTAG
- the nirB gene encoding nitrite reductase large subunit NirB, which produces MTKQNLVVIGNGMVGHKFLERMIENESSEWNLITFCEESRMAYDRVNLSGFFAGKTADDLSLVESDFYAKHGVQIYVGDKAVGIDRDRKTVTSANGVTLRYDKLVLATGSFPFVPPIQGRETEGTFVYRTIDDLEAIAAYAQSCRTGVVVGGGLLGLECANALKNLGLETHVVEFMPRLMPVQVDDAGGALLKQNIEAIGVSVHTSKSTTEIVSENGRVDRMLFADGTELHTDMIVFSAGIRPRDEMARSCGLSVGERGGIVINENCQTSDADIYAIGECALYENRIYGLVAPGYSMATVAADHLCSLQGNQFTGADMSTKLKLLGVDVASFGDAFAKTGGAKEIAIVDSVQGTYKKLVVDQTGKTLLGGILVGDASAYGNLVQLMQNQITLPPHPEDLIIPPRSGSASAVMGVDSFPDTAQICSCNNVTKAAICDAIQNQNLTDIGSLKQCTKAGTGCGGCVPLVTDLLKSELKKAGIEVKNHLCEHFAYSRQELYHLVRSQRIHTFAELLQQHGTGQGCEICKPAIGSILASAWNDYILDPAHTGLQDTNDAFLANIQRDGTYSVVPRVPGGELTPDQLIALGQVAKEFGLYTKITGGQRVDLFGARVEQLPLIWKQLIDAGFESGHAYGKALRTVKSCVGSTWCRFGVQDSTSLAIEVELRYRGLRAPHKIKSAVSGCTRECAEAQSKDFGIIATEKGWNLYICGNGGMKPQHAQLLAADLDKETLIRYIDRFLMFYIRTANRLERTATWFNKLEGGMDYLKQVIIEDSLGICAELEAEMVHQVNTYACEWKTTIEDPAKVRRFRHFVNSDDPDPNIVQVEERGQHRPIYEHERQLFSLTRS; this is translated from the coding sequence ATGACGAAACAGAATTTAGTCGTGATCGGGAATGGGATGGTGGGTCACAAGTTCCTAGAGCGGATGATCGAGAACGAATCATCCGAGTGGAATTTGATCACGTTCTGCGAAGAATCGCGGATGGCTTACGATCGCGTTAATCTCAGCGGATTTTTTGCAGGGAAAACGGCGGACGATCTCTCGCTGGTCGAGTCAGATTTTTATGCAAAGCATGGCGTTCAGATCTATGTTGGAGATAAGGCTGTTGGGATCGATCGCGATCGCAAAACCGTCACTTCCGCCAATGGTGTCACTCTTCGTTATGACAAGCTCGTTCTTGCTACCGGATCGTTTCCATTTGTGCCGCCGATCCAAGGCAGGGAGACGGAAGGGACGTTCGTGTATCGCACCATTGATGATCTCGAAGCGATCGCAGCCTACGCCCAATCATGTCGAACTGGCGTGGTTGTTGGGGGCGGTCTGCTCGGATTGGAATGCGCGAATGCGTTGAAGAATTTAGGGCTAGAAACTCATGTGGTTGAGTTTATGCCCCGATTGATGCCCGTTCAGGTGGACGATGCGGGTGGGGCATTACTGAAGCAAAATATCGAAGCGATCGGCGTTTCGGTTCATACAAGCAAATCGACGACGGAAATTGTGAGCGAAAACGGGCGCGTCGATCGAATGCTGTTTGCAGATGGTACGGAACTGCACACAGACATGATCGTATTTTCGGCGGGGATTCGTCCGAGGGATGAAATGGCGCGATCGTGCGGTTTGTCGGTCGGTGAACGCGGTGGAATTGTCATTAACGAGAATTGCCAGACTTCGGACGCGGATATTTATGCGATCGGGGAATGTGCCCTCTATGAGAATCGCATCTATGGTTTAGTTGCTCCGGGTTATTCGATGGCGACTGTGGCAGCGGATCATCTTTGTAGTCTCCAGGGCAATCAGTTCACAGGCGCAGATATGTCTACAAAGCTCAAATTGTTGGGTGTAGATGTGGCGAGTTTTGGGGATGCGTTTGCGAAGACAGGGGGCGCGAAAGAAATTGCGATCGTCGATTCGGTTCAAGGCACTTACAAAAAGTTAGTGGTTGATCAAACCGGGAAGACGCTGCTTGGTGGAATCCTAGTCGGAGATGCTTCGGCATACGGCAATCTGGTTCAATTGATGCAGAATCAAATTACCTTGCCGCCGCATCCTGAAGATCTGATCATTCCGCCTCGAAGTGGTAGTGCTTCAGCGGTGATGGGAGTCGATAGCTTTCCTGATACGGCACAAATTTGCTCTTGTAACAATGTCACTAAAGCAGCGATTTGTGATGCCATTCAGAATCAAAATCTGACCGACATTGGTAGCTTGAAACAATGTACCAAAGCGGGAACAGGCTGCGGGGGCTGCGTTCCGTTAGTGACTGATTTGTTGAAATCAGAACTGAAAAAAGCGGGCATCGAAGTTAAAAATCATTTGTGTGAGCACTTCGCGTATTCACGTCAGGAACTTTATCATCTAGTGCGATCGCAGAGAATTCATACGTTTGCTGAGCTACTTCAGCAACATGGAACCGGTCAAGGATGCGAAATTTGTAAACCTGCGATCGGGTCAATTCTGGCATCGGCTTGGAATGATTACATTCTTGATCCCGCTCATACAGGTTTACAAGACACGAATGATGCTTTTCTCGCCAACATTCAGCGAGATGGAACTTACTCGGTTGTGCCGCGTGTTCCGGGTGGAGAACTGACACCCGATCAGTTAATTGCTCTCGGTCAAGTTGCCAAAGAGTTTGGACTCTACACCAAGATTACTGGCGGTCAGCGCGTCGATTTATTTGGAGCAAGAGTTGAACAGTTACCGCTGATTTGGAAACAGTTGATTGATGCGGGATTTGAATCGGGTCATGCTTACGGAAAAGCATTGAGAACCGTGAAATCTTGTGTTGGGAGTACTTGGTGCCGATTCGGGGTGCAAGATTCGACCAGTTTAGCGATCGAGGTGGAACTGCGCTATCGAGGCTTACGTGCTCCTCACAAGATTAAATCTGCGGTGTCCGGTTGTACTCGCGAATGTGCTGAAGCTCAGAGTAAAGACTTTGGTATTATTGCAACTGAGAAAGGCTGGAATTTGTATATCTGTGGCAATGGTGGCATGAAGCCGCAACATGCACAGTTACTGGCGGCAGATTTGGACAAAGAAACTTTGATTCGGTATATCGATCGCTTTTTAATGTTCTACATTCGCACAGCAAACCGCTTAGAACGAACTGCAACTTGGTTCAATAAGCTCGAAGGTGGAATGGACTATCTCAAGCAAGTGATCATCGAAGATTCACTCGGTATCTGTGCAGAGCTTGAGGCAGAAATGGTGCATCAAGTGAATACCTACGCTTGTGAGTGGAAAACGACAATCGAAGATCCCGCGAAAGTTCGTCGTTTCCGGCATTTTGTTAACTCAGATGACCCCGATCCGAACATTGTTCAAGTCGAAGAACGCGGACAACATCGCCCCATTTATGAACACGAGCGGCAACTGTTTTCGTTAACGCGATCGTAG
- the nirD gene encoding nitrite reductase small subunit NirD translates to MQSSQSLATTWTTVCTLEDITPNTGVCALVNGQQVAIFRVGQDQLYAIDNYDPFSKAYVLSRGIVGDRNGISKVASPIYKQNFNLKTGECLDDPTVTIRTFAVQLVEGQVQVGLS, encoded by the coding sequence ATGCAATCTTCACAATCTCTTGCAACAACCTGGACTACTGTTTGCACCCTAGAAGACATCACTCCAAATACTGGAGTTTGCGCTCTAGTAAATGGGCAACAGGTCGCGATCTTTCGAGTGGGACAAGATCAACTTTATGCGATCGATAACTATGATCCGTTTAGTAAAGCGTATGTACTTTCTCGTGGAATCGTAGGCGATCGGAACGGTATTTCTAAAGTTGCTTCGCCGATTTACAAACAGAATTTCAACCTCAAAACAGGTGAATGTTTAGATGATCCTACGGTCACGATTCGCACTTTTGCGGTTCAGTTGGTCGAAGGTCAAGTTCAGGTTGGCTTAAGCTGA
- a CDS encoding DMT family transporter, with product MTQPSTDSIRSSWFQTLSTRSILSALVLGSALCALASGSIFMKIATQEMSANQVAFSRVLIAAIVFGVWNSLRSITHQEKPTSEIGWREVGLLTGAGASFASFVVLLAWSLAHTQVANATLLTHMMPIFTTFAGWLFLGQRFSRQFWIGLVIALMGAIAIGVGDLSLDSETIWGDVAALGSAVFIAIELLIVEQLRSKLATPVIAMSESAIASLVLLPLVLWNGAEILPPSFESGLAVLAAALITQVTGHGLLTYSLKQFSAGLVSVALLAVPMIAAGLAMVLFGQMIQWGNAIAFLVVLIGIYLTVSAPKNA from the coding sequence ATGACTCAGCCTTCAACCGACTCGATTCGATCTTCTTGGTTTCAAACTCTCAGCACTCGATCGATCCTCTCTGCTCTTGTTTTAGGGTCTGCCCTATGTGCATTAGCAAGTGGGTCGATTTTTATGAAAATTGCGACTCAAGAAATGAGCGCGAATCAGGTGGCATTCAGTCGAGTTTTGATTGCAGCGATCGTCTTTGGTGTTTGGAATAGTCTTCGATCGATAACCCATCAAGAGAAGCCAACGAGTGAAATCGGCTGGCGTGAAGTTGGATTGTTGACCGGAGCAGGAGCAAGCTTTGCGAGTTTTGTCGTGCTACTTGCTTGGTCGCTGGCTCATACTCAGGTGGCAAATGCAACCTTGCTCACTCACATGATGCCGATTTTTACGACGTTTGCAGGCTGGTTGTTTCTGGGACAGCGATTTAGTCGGCAGTTTTGGATTGGGTTAGTGATTGCATTGATGGGAGCGATCGCGATCGGAGTTGGTGACTTGAGCTTAGATAGCGAAACGATTTGGGGTGATGTTGCAGCACTCGGTTCAGCGGTGTTTATTGCAATCGAGCTTTTGATCGTGGAACAATTACGGTCGAAATTAGCAACTCCGGTGATTGCGATGAGTGAAAGTGCGATCGCGAGTCTTGTACTCTTGCCATTGGTGCTATGGAATGGTGCTGAAATTCTGCCACCCTCATTTGAAAGCGGGTTAGCTGTGTTAGCTGCTGCGTTGATTACTCAAGTGACAGGACATGGATTGTTAACGTATAGCTTGAAGCAATTTTCGGCGGGCTTAGTTTCGGTTGCATTGTTAGCAGTGCCGATGATTGCAGCAGGATTAGCGATGGTGCTGTTTGGGCAAATGATTCAGTGGGGAAATGCGATCGCGTTTCTCGTCGTGCTGATTGGAATTTATCTCACTGTCTCGGCTCCGAAGAATGCTTAG
- a CDS encoding Rrf2 family transcriptional regulator — protein sequence MLLELSGRTKYALMAMLELASIYDSGETLQIRQIAALQNIPDRYLEQLLATLRRGGLISSERGKKGGYLLSRPPWKITLLEIVNCMEGGDSSENSDEGESVSVQAISTVWQTVKKAADDVLEKNSLQDLLEKRNYLEQPVTMYYI from the coding sequence ATGCTCCTAGAACTCTCCGGTCGAACCAAATATGCGTTGATGGCGATGTTGGAACTCGCTTCCATCTATGACAGTGGCGAAACGCTTCAGATTCGTCAGATTGCGGCGTTGCAAAATATTCCCGATCGCTATTTAGAACAATTGCTGGCGACGCTCAGGCGTGGGGGGCTAATTTCGAGTGAGCGCGGCAAAAAAGGGGGCTATCTTCTCTCTCGTCCCCCGTGGAAAATTACGCTTCTAGAGATTGTGAACTGTATGGAAGGCGGCGATTCATCAGAAAACAGTGATGAGGGTGAATCAGTTTCAGTTCAAGCGATTTCTACGGTTTGGCAGACGGTGAAGAAAGCAGCGGATGATGTTTTGGAGAAAAATAGTCTGCAAGACCTTTTAGAGAAGCGGAACTATCTAGAACAGCCTGTGACGATGTATTACATTTAA
- a CDS encoding LysR family transcriptional regulator, whose amino-acid sequence MTLEQLRIFLAVAEHLHFTRAAETLYITQPAVSAAIQTIEAEYSVKLFHRIGRRIEITNAGQLLQIEAQKILDQVAFTERQLRELNNLQRGELKIGSSLTIGNYWLPDRISRFKQQYPGIYVHCILGNAEEIGEGTSLGRFDLGLVTGEVKQSFQEHLLQESVGQERLKIVVGQTHPWFGQSTIDTAQLATSQWVMRESGSGAQQMFEQALHRWQVESPLSIALVLSTSEMVKAVVEQGVGAAALPELMIQKELKLETLWAVQVVDPEGNKLDIVQPILKLKHQKRFQTQVIEAFEQFLI is encoded by the coding sequence ATGACACTTGAACAGTTGCGAATTTTTTTAGCCGTTGCAGAGCATTTGCATTTCACTCGTGCAGCCGAAACACTGTACATTACTCAACCTGCTGTGAGCGCTGCGATTCAAACGATCGAAGCAGAATACAGCGTGAAGCTATTTCACCGCATTGGTCGCCGGATTGAAATCACAAATGCGGGACAACTTCTTCAGATCGAAGCTCAGAAAATTCTCGATCAAGTTGCCTTTACAGAGCGGCAATTAAGAGAATTGAACAATCTTCAACGCGGCGAACTGAAGATTGGCTCAAGTTTGACGATCGGAAACTATTGGCTCCCCGATCGCATTAGTCGCTTCAAGCAACAATACCCCGGTATTTATGTGCACTGCATCCTCGGCAACGCGGAGGAAATCGGAGAAGGAACCTCTCTGGGACGGTTTGATCTTGGACTAGTCACAGGTGAAGTAAAGCAATCGTTTCAAGAACACCTGCTGCAAGAATCGGTCGGTCAAGAACGATTGAAAATTGTGGTCGGTCAAACCCATCCTTGGTTTGGTCAATCGACGATCGACACCGCACAACTTGCCACGAGCCAGTGGGTGATGCGAGAATCTGGCTCAGGGGCACAACAGATGTTTGAACAAGCCTTGCATCGTTGGCAGGTCGAATCACCGTTGTCGATCGCGTTAGTGCTAAGTACAAGCGAAATGGTCAAAGCCGTGGTCGAACAAGGAGTCGGAGCGGCAGCACTACCAGAATTAATGATTCAGAAAGAACTCAAACTTGAAACTCTCTGGGCAGTTCAAGTCGTTGATCCTGAAGGCAATAAACTAGACATTGTGCAACCGATTCTCAAGCTAAAACATCAGAAGCGGTTTCAAACACAAGTGATTGAAGCATTTGAGCAATTTCTAATCTAG